The proteins below are encoded in one region of Limnohabitans sp. 63ED37-2:
- a CDS encoding PAS domain S-box protein — MELNKAASVVTKVGPWAWWLSWWRSQSPNRQDRFANLAPVAAVVLFLAAIASAFWYLRVEEIEREQEAIKRDVEYAQQRLRLRLLERQEQVMRLARDVSNKEIRTDQFLSRAEALVQQYPEFLSLTWIDDRRRIIANQSISSIAPSQQLRAGTVLKIGETESHFSLARDLMQPIYGQLDAEADRDTQMSVLQLHTPLTNDQGRFSGVILAEYSIEGLLRYGIPTEVLAKYAVALQNGSSRLLAGQVIPERISLWRLLPGIDRRNNDYEVPVSPVGNDLVLRAQAWRTSQGLVGSGLFWLVSVLSAMTAWMLIGNWRHTRRRLQAQKALVAETNFRRAMENSMLTGMRALDLRGRITYVNPAFCQMTGWSEIDLVGAVAPFPYWPDQDRELLMKRLEEEISGQHSAGGFQVRVKRKNGQLFDARMYVSPLVDATGKQTGWMTSMTDITEPNRIREQLANSHERFTIVLEALDASVSVAPLGSQELLFANKLYRLWFGQNTEGHLRLVQQAGAYSGEKASDDVDDMAGLPTESLTVASSENAEIFVPELGKWLEVRSRYINWADGRLAQMVIASDITPRRQAEELADQQAERAQTASRLITMGEMASSVAHELNQPLTAISNYCSGMISRIQSKQVNEEELLSALDKTARQAQRAGQIILRIRSFVKRSEPNRTLSDVSAMVSESLELAEIEMRRRNVRLTHHVAARLPQLMVDPILIEQVLINLMKNAAESIDNAQRPAGQRQVELRIVPKQIDQQAVVEFSVTDTGQGLPEQDTERVFEAFFSTKVEGMGIGLNLCRSIIESHRGRITSENLYNSGEVTGCRFSFWIPVESH; from the coding sequence ATGGAATTGAACAAAGCAGCATCGGTGGTGACCAAAGTCGGTCCATGGGCCTGGTGGCTGTCGTGGTGGCGCAGCCAGTCGCCCAACCGACAAGACCGTTTCGCCAACTTGGCCCCCGTGGCTGCGGTGGTGCTGTTTTTGGCCGCCATCGCCAGTGCATTCTGGTATTTGCGGGTTGAAGAGATCGAGCGCGAACAAGAAGCCATCAAACGCGATGTGGAATATGCCCAGCAGCGCCTTCGCCTGCGTTTGCTCGAGCGCCAGGAGCAGGTCATGCGCTTAGCGCGGGATGTGTCCAACAAGGAAATCCGAACCGACCAGTTTTTGTCTCGGGCCGAAGCACTGGTTCAGCAATACCCGGAATTTTTGTCCCTGACCTGGATCGATGACCGCCGCCGCATCATCGCCAATCAGAGCATTTCCAGCATCGCGCCCAGCCAGCAACTGCGGGCGGGCACGGTGCTGAAAATCGGTGAAACCGAGAGCCACTTCAGCCTGGCCCGCGACCTGATGCAGCCTATTTATGGCCAGCTTGATGCCGAAGCGGACCGCGACACCCAAATGTCGGTGCTGCAGCTGCACACCCCGCTGACCAACGACCAAGGCCGTTTCAGCGGCGTCATCCTGGCCGAATACAGCATCGAGGGCCTGCTGCGCTACGGCATCCCGACCGAGGTGCTGGCCAAATATGCCGTGGCCTTGCAAAACGGCAGCAGCCGCTTGCTGGCGGGCCAGGTCATCCCCGAGCGCATCTCCCTTTGGCGGCTGCTGCCGGGCATCGACCGGCGCAACAACGATTACGAGGTACCCGTCTCGCCCGTGGGCAATGACCTGGTCTTGCGGGCCCAGGCCTGGCGCACCTCACAAGGTTTGGTGGGCAGCGGTCTGTTCTGGCTGGTCAGCGTGCTCAGTGCCATGACCGCCTGGATGCTGATCGGCAACTGGCGCCACACGCGCAGGCGACTGCAGGCCCAAAAGGCCTTGGTGGCCGAAACCAATTTCCGCCGTGCCATGGAAAACTCCATGCTCACCGGCATGCGTGCACTCGATTTGCGTGGGCGCATCACGTATGTGAACCCCGCCTTTTGCCAAATGACCGGCTGGAGCGAGATCGACCTGGTCGGTGCGGTGGCACCATTCCCATATTGGCCCGATCAAGACCGCGAGCTGCTGATGAAGCGCCTTGAGGAAGAGATCAGCGGCCAGCATTCGGCAGGCGGCTTCCAAGTACGCGTCAAACGCAAAAACGGCCAATTGTTCGATGCACGCATGTACGTTTCCCCTCTGGTCGATGCCACGGGCAAACAAACCGGATGGATGACCTCGATGACCGACATCACCGAGCCCAACCGAATTCGAGAGCAGCTGGCCAACTCGCATGAGCGCTTCACCATCGTGCTGGAAGCCTTGGACGCCTCGGTCTCGGTAGCCCCATTGGGCAGCCAGGAGCTGCTGTTTGCCAACAAACTCTACCGCTTGTGGTTTGGCCAAAACACCGAAGGCCATTTGCGTTTGGTCCAGCAAGCCGGGGCCTACAGCGGTGAAAAGGCCTCCGATGATGTGGACGATATGGCAGGCCTGCCCACCGAGAGCCTGACGGTCGCCAGCTCGGAAAACGCCGAAATCTTTGTTCCCGAATTGGGCAAATGGCTGGAAGTGCGCTCGCGCTACATCAATTGGGCCGACGGTCGATTGGCGCAAATGGTGATTGCCAGCGACATCACCCCACGCCGCCAGGCCGAAGAATTGGCTGACCAACAAGCCGAACGTGCACAGACGGCCAGCCGCTTGATCACCATGGGTGAAATGGCCTCGAGCGTGGCCCACGAACTTAACCAACCCCTGACCGCGATCAGCAATTACTGCAGCGGCATGATTTCTCGCATCCAGTCCAAACAGGTCAATGAAGAAGAACTGTTGTCAGCGCTGGACAAAACCGCCCGCCAAGCCCAACGGGCAGGCCAGATCATTTTGCGCATCCGCAGCTTCGTCAAACGCAGCGAACCCAACCGCACCCTGTCGGACGTCTCGGCCATGGTCAGCGAATCTCTGGAATTGGCCGAAATCGAGATGCGCAGGCGCAATGTGCGCCTGACCCACCATGTGGCCGCTCGCCTGCCCCAGCTGATGGTGGACCCGATTCTGATCGAGCAGGTGCTGATCAATCTGATGAAAAACGCCGCTGAATCGATTGACAACGCCCAGCGCCCGGCGGGTCAGCGTCAGGTCGAATTGCGCATCGTGCCCAAACAAATTGACCAGCAAGCGGTGGTCGAGTTTTCGGTGACCGACACCGGGCAGGGTTTACCGGAGCAGGACACAGAACGCGTTTTCGAAGCCTTTTTCTCGACCAAGGTGGAAGGCATGGGCATTGGCCTGAATTTGTGCCGCAGCATCATCGAATCCCACCGTGGCCGGATCACTTCCGAGAACCTCTACAATTCGGGCGAGGTGACAGGATGTCGATTCTCTTTCTGGATACCGGTCGAATCCCATTGA
- the aceE gene encoding pyruvate dehydrogenase (acetyl-transferring), homodimeric type yields the protein MTAATPQQPGRDLDSQETREWMDALSAVIDKEGPERAHFLLEQLLEEARQHSIDLPFSATTGYVNSIEPNEEARCPGNIEIEERLRAYMRWNAMAMVVKANRHNPADGGDLGGHIGSFASLAHMFGAGFNHFWHAENENHGGDCLYIQGHVSPGVYARAYLEGRLTEEQLLNFRQEVDGNGLSSYPHPKLMPEFWQFPTVSMGLGPLMAIYQARFLKYLHARGIANTENRKVWVFCGDGEMDEVESLGAIGLAARENLDNLIFVVNCNLQRLDGPVRGNGKIIQELEGEFRGSGWNVIKLLWGSEWDSLLARDKDGALRKLMMDTLDGDYQAFKANDGAYVRKHFFGRDPRTLEMVAHLSDNDIWNLKRGGHDPQKVYAAYHKAVNHKGQPTVLLIKTVKGFGMGKAGEGKNTVHQTKKLTDDDIKYMRDRFNIPIPDSELAKIPFYKPAEDTPEMRYLHERRQALGGYLPKRRAKAEESFTVPSLDTFKAVLEPTAEGREISTTQAYVRFLTQLLRDQALGPRVVPILVDEARTFGMEGLFRQVGIYNPAGQQYTPVDKDQVMYYKEDKAGQILQEGINEAGGMSSWIAAATSYSTSNRIMVPFYVYYSMFGFQRIGDLAWAAGDMQARGFLLGGTSGRTTLNGEGLQHEDGHSHIMANTIPNCVSYDPTFAHEVGVILHHGLKRMVEKQDNVFYYLTLLNENYAMPGLTPGTEEQIIKGMYLCKPGAVLPKGTSDAGDKRVQLLGSGTILRESIAAQTLLATDWGIQADVWSCPSFNELTRDGQDAERHNMLHPMETPRVSFVGQQLAQHNGPVVASTDYMKAYAEQIRPFIPKDRTYKVLGTDGFGRSDFRSKLREHFEVNRHYIVVAALKALSEEGKVPVAQVAEAIQKYGIKTDKINPLYA from the coding sequence ATGACAGCGGCAACACCACAACAACCGGGCCGTGACCTGGACAGTCAGGAAACCCGTGAATGGATGGACGCCCTGTCCGCCGTGATCGACAAAGAAGGTCCGGAGCGTGCGCATTTTTTGCTGGAACAACTGCTTGAAGAAGCCCGCCAGCACAGCATTGATTTGCCGTTTTCGGCCACCACCGGCTATGTGAACAGCATCGAGCCCAACGAAGAGGCCCGTTGCCCCGGCAACATTGAAATTGAAGAGCGACTGCGTGCCTATATGCGCTGGAACGCGATGGCCATGGTGGTCAAGGCCAACCGCCACAACCCCGCTGACGGCGGTGATTTGGGTGGCCACATCGGCTCATTTGCCTCGCTGGCGCACATGTTTGGTGCTGGTTTTAACCATTTCTGGCACGCCGAAAACGAAAACCATGGCGGTGACTGCCTCTACATCCAGGGCCACGTGTCGCCCGGTGTTTACGCCCGCGCCTACCTGGAAGGCCGCCTGACCGAAGAGCAGTTGCTCAACTTCCGACAAGAGGTGGACGGCAATGGTCTGTCGAGCTACCCACACCCCAAGCTCATGCCCGAGTTCTGGCAGTTCCCCACGGTGTCGATGGGTTTGGGCCCATTGATGGCGATCTACCAGGCCCGCTTTTTGAAGTACTTGCACGCCCGTGGCATTGCCAACACCGAAAACCGCAAGGTCTGGGTGTTCTGCGGTGACGGCGAGATGGACGAGGTCGAATCGCTGGGTGCGATCGGCTTGGCCGCTCGCGAGAACTTGGACAACCTGATTTTTGTTGTCAACTGCAACCTGCAGCGCCTCGATGGCCCGGTGCGCGGCAATGGCAAGATCATCCAGGAACTCGAAGGTGAGTTCCGCGGCTCCGGCTGGAACGTCATCAAGCTGCTCTGGGGCAGCGAGTGGGACAGCCTGCTGGCCCGCGACAAGGATGGCGCCCTGCGCAAGCTGATGATGGACACGCTGGACGGCGACTACCAAGCTTTCAAAGCCAATGACGGCGCTTATGTGCGCAAACATTTCTTTGGCCGCGACCCCCGCACGCTGGAGATGGTGGCGCACCTGTCCGACAACGACATCTGGAACCTCAAACGCGGTGGCCACGACCCGCAAAAGGTCTATGCCGCCTACCACAAGGCCGTGAACCACAAGGGCCAGCCCACGGTGCTGCTCATTAAGACAGTCAAAGGTTTTGGCATGGGCAAAGCGGGCGAGGGCAAGAACACCGTCCACCAGACCAAGAAGCTGACGGACGATGACATCAAGTACATGCGCGACCGCTTCAACATCCCGATCCCGGACAGCGAGTTGGCAAAGATCCCGTTTTACAAGCCTGCTGAAGACACGCCCGAGATGCGCTACCTGCACGAGCGCCGCCAGGCCTTGGGTGGCTACCTGCCCAAACGCCGTGCCAAGGCCGAAGAGAGCTTCACCGTGCCCTCGCTCGACACCTTCAAGGCCGTGCTGGAGCCCACTGCCGAAGGCCGTGAGATCTCCACCACCCAGGCTTATGTGCGTTTCTTGACCCAGTTGCTGCGCGACCAGGCCCTGGGCCCACGCGTGGTGCCGATTTTGGTGGACGAGGCCCGTACGTTTGGTATGGAAGGTTTGTTCCGCCAGGTCGGTATTTACAACCCTGCGGGTCAGCAGTACACCCCGGTCGACAAAGACCAGGTCATGTACTACAAGGAAGACAAAGCGGGCCAGATCCTGCAAGAAGGCATCAACGAAGCCGGCGGCATGTCGAGCTGGATCGCTGCGGCCACCAGCTACTCCACAAGCAACCGCATCATGGTGCCGTTCTACGTGTACTACTCGATGTTCGGCTTCCAGCGCATTGGCGACTTGGCCTGGGCGGCGGGTGACATGCAGGCTCGCGGCTTCTTGCTCGGCGGCACATCGGGACGCACCACGCTCAACGGCGAAGGCTTGCAGCACGAAGACGGTCACAGCCACATCATGGCCAACACCATCCCGAACTGCGTGTCTTATGACCCGACCTTCGCCCACGAAGTCGGCGTCATCCTGCACCACGGTTTGAAGCGCATGGTCGAGAAGCAAGACAACGTCTTCTATTACCTGACACTGCTGAACGAAAACTACGCCATGCCAGGCCTGACCCCCGGCACCGAAGAGCAGATCATCAAGGGCATGTATTTGTGCAAGCCAGGCGCCGTGCTACCGAAGGGCACCTCCGATGCCGGTGACAAGCGCGTGCAACTGCTGGGTTCGGGCACCATCCTGCGCGAATCGATTGCTGCGCAAACCCTGCTGGCCACCGACTGGGGCATTCAGGCCGATGTGTGGAGCTGCCCCAGCTTCAACGAACTGACACGCGACGGCCAAGACGCTGAGCGCCACAACATGCTGCACCCCATGGAGACACCACGCGTGTCGTTCGTGGGCCAGCAGCTGGCTCAGCACAACGGCCCCGTGGTCGCATCGACCGACTACATGAAGGCCTATGCCGAGCAGATCCGTCCTTTCATTCCGAAAGACCGCACCTACAAAGTGCTGGGCACCGACGGTTTTGGCCGCTCTGACTTCCGCAGCAAGCTGCGTGAACACTTCGAGGTCAACCGCCACTACATCGTGGTTGCGGCCCTGAAGGCGCTGAGCGAAGAGGGCAAAGTGCCTGTCGCGCAGGTGGCCGAAGCCATCCAAAAATACGGCATCAAAACCGACAAGATCAACCCGCTGTACGCATAA
- the aceF gene encoding dihydrolipoyllysine-residue acetyltransferase, whose translation MALVEVQVPDIGDFDEVTVIELMVKVGDTVKAEQSLITVESDKASMEIPSSTAGVVKEMRVALGDKVKQGSIVLVVEAAGAAAAPAAKAAPAAAVAAPAPVAAPVAVAPVAVASGPMQVFVPDIGDFKDVAVIEVMVKPGDTIKVEQSLITVESDKASMEIPSSAAGVLKELKVKVGDTVNIGDLLAVLEGTAAAPAAAAVAAAPVAVASAPAAAQTPVAAAAAAVAAPAHAPGGTTVGLPHASPSVRKFARELGVPLDEVKGSGLKGRITADDIQAFTKAVMSGAAQTKAQAAKAPAASGGDGAALGLIPWPKVDFAKFGPIERKEMGRIKKISGANLLRNAIMIPAVTNHDDADITDLEAFRVSTNKENEKSGVKVTMLAFLIKACVAALKKYPEFNSSLDGDALVYKNYWHIGFAADTPNGLMVPVIRDCDKKGVLQISQEMGELAKKARDGKLSPAEMTGATFTISSLGGIGGKYFTPIINAPEVAILGVCKSTMEPVWDGKQFVPRLMLPLSLTWDHRVIDGAAAARFNAFLGQILSDFRRVLL comes from the coding sequence ATGGCATTGGTAGAAGTACAAGTCCCGGACATCGGGGATTTTGATGAAGTGACCGTCATTGAGTTGATGGTCAAAGTGGGCGACACCGTGAAAGCCGAGCAATCGCTGATCACCGTGGAGTCCGACAAAGCCTCGATGGAAATCCCGTCGAGCACGGCGGGCGTTGTGAAAGAAATGCGCGTGGCCTTGGGCGACAAGGTCAAACAAGGCTCCATCGTTTTGGTGGTCGAAGCCGCTGGTGCGGCTGCAGCCCCTGCGGCTAAAGCTGCGCCCGCTGCTGCCGTGGCTGCACCCGCACCCGTGGCTGCTCCTGTGGCTGTTGCGCCAGTTGCTGTGGCATCTGGCCCTATGCAAGTGTTTGTGCCCGACATCGGTGACTTCAAAGACGTGGCCGTCATCGAAGTCATGGTCAAGCCCGGCGACACCATCAAGGTGGAGCAATCGCTGATCACCGTCGAGTCTGACAAAGCCTCGATGGAAATCCCATCCTCGGCTGCGGGCGTGCTCAAAGAACTCAAAGTCAAAGTGGGCGACACCGTCAACATCGGTGACCTGCTGGCTGTGCTGGAAGGCACCGCTGCTGCACCTGCAGCGGCTGCTGTTGCAGCGGCACCTGTGGCCGTGGCTTCGGCTCCGGCGGCTGCACAAACGCCTGTGGCGGCCGCTGCCGCTGCAGTGGCGGCACCAGCCCATGCGCCCGGCGGTACCACAGTGGGCTTGCCCCACGCGTCGCCTTCGGTGCGCAAGTTCGCCCGCGAGCTGGGCGTGCCGCTCGACGAAGTCAAAGGCTCCGGCCTCAAAGGCCGCATCACGGCGGACGACATCCAAGCCTTCACCAAGGCTGTCATGTCGGGCGCTGCACAAACCAAGGCGCAAGCGGCCAAAGCGCCTGCGGCTTCGGGTGGTGATGGCGCAGCTTTGGGCCTGATCCCTTGGCCCAAGGTCGACTTTGCCAAGTTCGGCCCCATCGAGCGCAAAGAGATGGGCCGCATCAAGAAGATCAGCGGTGCCAACTTGCTGCGCAACGCCATCATGATTCCGGCAGTCACCAACCACGACGACGCCGACATCACCGACCTCGAAGCTTTCCGCGTCTCGACCAACAAAGAGAACGAGAAGAGCGGCGTGAAGGTCACGATGCTGGCCTTCTTGATCAAGGCTTGTGTGGCCGCGCTCAAGAAATACCCCGAGTTCAACAGCTCGCTGGACGGCGATGCGTTGGTCTACAAAAACTACTGGCACATCGGCTTTGCCGCTGACACGCCCAATGGTTTGATGGTCCCGGTCATCCGCGATTGCGACAAAAAAGGCGTGCTGCAAATCAGCCAGGAAATGGGCGAATTGGCCAAGAAAGCCCGTGACGGCAAACTCAGCCCCGCAGAAATGACCGGCGCAACTTTCACCATCTCCAGCCTCGGTGGCATTGGTGGCAAGTACTTCACGCCCATCATCAACGCGCCCGAAGTGGCCATCCTCGGTGTGTGCAAGAGCACCATGGAGCCAGTCTGGGACGGCAAGCAGTTTGTGCCCCGCCTGATGCTGCCTTTGTCGCTGACATGGGACCACCGTGTCATCGACGGCGCCGCAGCGGCACGCTTCAACGCGTTCCTGGGTCAAATCCTCAGCGACTTCCGTCGCGTGTTGCTCTAA
- the lpdA gene encoding dihydrolipoyl dehydrogenase → MALIDIQVPDIGDFDEVTVIELMVKVGDTVKSDQSLITVESDKASMEIPCSHGGVVKELKVKLGDKVKQGSVVLVLEGEGAAAAPATATAAPAVAPAASAPVAAAPAPSASSFGGSADIECDVLVLGGGPGGYSAAFRAADLGLNVVIVERYATLGGVCLNVGCIPSKALLHVAAVMDEVSHMTDLGVDFGKPVVNIDKLRGHKEKVIGKLTGGLAAMAKMRKVTTVRGLGQFVGANHLEVSETTGTAQEQNGSKKVIAFKRAIIAAGSQAVRLPFMPNDPRVVDSTGALELKEVPKRMLILGGGIIGLEMGTVYSTLGARLDVVEMMDGLMQGADRDLVKVWQKMNAKRFDNIMLKTKTVSARALPEGIEVTFESAEPGGTAPAPQVYDLVLQAVGRTPNGKKLAAEKAGVSVTDRGFINVDIQMRTNVPHIFAIGDIVGQPMLAHKAVHEAHVAAEVIAGELQGNKELAAAAFNARVIPSVAYTDPEVAWVGLTEDQARAQGIKVKKGLFPWTASGRAIANGRDEGVTKLLFDDSPEAHGHGKILGGGMVGTHAGDMIGEIALAIEMGADAVDIGKTIHPHPTLGESIGMAAEVAHGSCTDLPPSKK, encoded by the coding sequence ATGGCACTGATAGATATTCAAGTCCCCGACATCGGCGACTTCGACGAAGTCACGGTAATCGAGCTGATGGTCAAGGTGGGCGACACCGTCAAATCTGACCAAAGCCTGATCACCGTGGAGAGCGACAAGGCCTCCATGGAAATTCCTTGCAGCCACGGTGGTGTGGTGAAGGAACTCAAGGTCAAGCTCGGCGACAAGGTCAAGCAAGGCTCGGTGGTGTTGGTGCTGGAAGGCGAGGGCGCTGCGGCGGCCCCGGCTACCGCCACTGCTGCGCCAGCGGTTGCGCCTGCTGCTTCCGCGCCTGTGGCCGCAGCCCCTGCACCCTCAGCCTCATCCTTCGGCGGCTCTGCGGACATCGAGTGCGATGTGCTCGTCTTGGGCGGTGGCCCCGGCGGTTATTCGGCGGCTTTCCGTGCGGCGGATCTCGGCTTGAACGTCGTCATCGTCGAGCGCTACGCCACCTTGGGTGGCGTGTGTTTGAACGTGGGTTGCATCCCGTCCAAAGCCTTGCTGCACGTCGCAGCCGTCATGGACGAAGTCAGCCACATGACCGACCTCGGCGTGGACTTCGGCAAGCCGGTGGTCAACATCGACAAGCTGCGCGGCCACAAAGAAAAAGTCATCGGCAAACTCACTGGCGGCTTGGCGGCCATGGCCAAGATGCGCAAGGTCACCACCGTGCGTGGCTTGGGCCAATTTGTGGGAGCCAACCACCTTGAAGTGTCCGAGACCACCGGCACCGCGCAAGAACAAAACGGCAGTAAAAAAGTGATCGCCTTCAAACGCGCCATCATCGCTGCAGGCTCGCAAGCCGTGCGTTTGCCTTTCATGCCCAACGACCCACGCGTGGTCGACAGCACCGGCGCTTTGGAACTCAAAGAAGTGCCCAAGCGCATGCTGATTCTGGGCGGCGGCATCATCGGCCTAGAGATGGGCACGGTTTACAGCACGCTGGGCGCACGCCTGGATGTGGTGGAAATGATGGACGGCCTCATGCAAGGCGCTGACCGCGACTTGGTCAAGGTCTGGCAAAAGATGAACGCCAAGCGCTTTGACAACATCATGCTCAAGACCAAGACTGTGTCCGCACGCGCCTTGCCGGAAGGCATCGAAGTCACGTTCGAGAGCGCCGAACCCGGCGGCACAGCCCCCGCGCCGCAGGTGTACGACCTGGTCTTGCAAGCCGTGGGCCGCACGCCCAACGGCAAAAAACTCGCCGCTGAAAAAGCAGGCGTGTCGGTGACTGACCGCGGCTTCATCAACGTCGACATCCAAATGCGCACCAACGTGCCGCACATCTTCGCCATCGGCGACATCGTGGGCCAGCCCATGTTGGCGCACAAAGCGGTGCACGAAGCACACGTGGCGGCCGAAGTGATTGCCGGCGAACTGCAAGGCAACAAAGAGCTGGCTGCCGCTGCGTTCAACGCCCGCGTCATCCCAAGCGTGGCCTACACCGACCCCGAAGTGGCCTGGGTGGGCTTGACCGAAGACCAAGCCAGAGCGCAAGGCATCAAGGTGAAAAAGGGCTTGTTCCCTTGGACCGCCTCGGGCCGCGCCATCGCCAACGGCCGTGACGAAGGCGTAACCAAACTGCTGTTCGACGATTCACCCGAGGCCCACGGCCACGGCAAGATCTTGGGCGGCGGCATGGTGGGCACGCACGCAGGCGACATGATCGGCGAGATCGCTCTGGCGATTGAGATGGGCGCAGACGCTGTGGACATTGGCAAAACCATCCACCCACACCCCACGCTGGGCGAAAGCATCGGCATGGCGGCAGAGGTGGCGCATGGCTCTTGCACGGACTTGCCGCCAAGTAAGAAGTAA
- a CDS encoding SRPBCC family protein: MKLLLYALITFATITLGVYLYGHTLAPVRSGTATNACTAPAHVLLATILDVESQPRWRTSIASIQRTGEASSWVEKKSQREEITFKLLDTSQDFVSMSFVSNQGYYGKWRAEFKEHNATGTMITATEEVTVQSPLGRVLSQLFFNPEEFAASYLKELCFEAERRAVNSNK, from the coding sequence ATGAAACTCCTCCTCTACGCTCTCATAACATTTGCCACGATTACCCTGGGTGTCTACCTCTATGGCCACACCCTAGCACCGGTTCGATCTGGCACAGCAACTAATGCTTGTACAGCACCAGCTCATGTATTGCTTGCAACGATACTGGATGTCGAATCGCAACCACGTTGGCGCACGTCTATAGCTTCGATTCAGCGCACGGGGGAGGCATCCAGTTGGGTTGAGAAGAAGAGTCAGAGAGAGGAAATTACATTCAAGTTGTTGGACACGAGCCAGGATTTTGTTTCAATGTCATTTGTCAGTAACCAAGGGTACTACGGCAAGTGGAGGGCTGAGTTCAAGGAACACAACGCAACCGGAACCATGATTACGGCAACAGAAGAGGTAACAGTACAGAGCCCCTTGGGCCGAGTTCTTTCACAACTATTCTTCAATCCGGAAGAATTTGCTGCCAGCTATTTGAAAGAATTGTGTTTCGAGGCAGAAAGACGTGCTGTCAATTCAAACAAATGA
- a CDS encoding MFS transporter, protein MNSVPCHVLPVLVLAQFAGTSLWFAVNAVMPDLQQAFGWPATAVGSLTSALQWGFIVGTLVFALLALADRFRATRVFLCCAMAGAACTIGAWAMVSDFTALLFWRFASGFFMAGIYPVGMKIASQWYRQGLGSALGYLLGALVLGSASAHGLRAVADALPWPSIMLGVAALAAAGGLLILTLGEPPHAPVRVSTLQWPAMATMWTDVRVRSSVLGYFGHMWELYTLWVLVPLILSTRLSGADLSWMAFAVLGSGALGCVLGGHAAQRWGSARIAAFFLGGSGLCCLLAPWLLHAPDVFFYAWMLVWGISVAGDSPQFSTLTARNAPPQAVGTVLTLTNCIGFSISTLSILLFVTLTDWLPLGWLLTGLALGPALGLWALRLLVRERA, encoded by the coding sequence ATGAATTCCGTTCCCTGTCATGTGTTGCCTGTTTTGGTGCTGGCCCAATTTGCTGGCACTTCGCTGTGGTTTGCCGTCAATGCCGTCATGCCCGATTTGCAGCAAGCCTTTGGCTGGCCTGCCACTGCAGTGGGTAGCCTGACCTCTGCTTTGCAATGGGGTTTCATTGTGGGCACTTTGGTGTTTGCCTTGCTGGCTTTGGCGGATCGGTTTCGGGCCACACGGGTTTTCTTGTGTTGCGCGATGGCGGGCGCTGCCTGCACGATTGGGGCTTGGGCCATGGTGTCGGACTTCACGGCGCTGCTCTTTTGGCGCTTTGCGAGCGGGTTTTTCATGGCGGGCATTTACCCTGTCGGCATGAAGATCGCGTCGCAGTGGTACCGACAAGGACTGGGTTCGGCACTGGGTTATTTGTTAGGTGCCTTGGTGTTGGGATCGGCCAGTGCGCATGGTCTTCGGGCCGTTGCCGATGCACTGCCTTGGCCCAGCATCATGTTGGGCGTGGCCGCTTTGGCTGCGGCAGGTGGCTTGCTGATCCTCACATTGGGTGAGCCGCCGCACGCGCCTGTCCGCGTGAGCACCTTGCAGTGGCCAGCGATGGCCACGATGTGGACCGATGTCCGGGTGCGCAGCTCGGTCTTGGGTTATTTCGGTCACATGTGGGAGCTCTACACCCTGTGGGTCTTGGTCCCTCTGATTTTGAGTACCCGTTTGTCGGGCGCGGACCTGTCCTGGATGGCTTTTGCGGTTTTGGGCAGCGGTGCTTTGGGCTGCGTGCTGGGCGGCCATGCGGCACAGCGCTGGGGCAGTGCGCGGATCGCCGCTTTTTTCTTGGGGGGCAGTGGGCTGTGTTGCTTGTTGGCGCCGTGGTTGCTGCATGCCCCTGATGTCTTTTTCTACGCATGGATGTTGGTGTGGGGCATTAGCGTGGCGGGTGATTCGCCGCAGTTTTCGACGCTGACGGCTCGCAACGCGCCGCCTCAGGCCGTGGGCACGGTGCTCACGCTCACCAACTGCATCGGTTTTTCGATCAGCACATTGAGCATTTTGTTGTTCGTCACGCTGACCGATTGGCTGCCCTTGGGCTGGTTGCTCACAGGCTTGGCGTTGGGGCCAGCGCTGGGCTTGTGGGCTTTGCGTTTGTTGGTCCGAGAGCGGGCTTGA